The following is a genomic window from Bacteroidales bacterium.
ATCTGATGTTTACAAGAATTGAAAAGCCCGGAAAGCTGTTTTTCAGAATAGAAAGGGTTAAAGGTGTAGAATTTTCCTCACAGGAAGCACAGGTACCGATTGGAAAAGAAATGCTGGATGAACTGAGTAATGTGGCTGATTCTACCCGAAAAACAAGAATACCGGAGATAAGAAAAATTTAGGAAATTCTTGTATTTATAATAAAAGCCGATAAAAATGAAGGTTACCATTCTTTATGACAATACTGCATATCTTGATGAGCTCACCCCTGACTGGGGTTTTGCTGCTCTTGTTGAAGCACATGACCGGACCATACTGTTTGACACAGGAACTGAGGGCTCCATATTGCTTGACAACATGAAAAAACTGGATTTTGATCCTCGTGTCGTAGAGGAGGTGTTCATCTCTCATGCCCATTTCGACCACGTTGGAGGACTTTCATCTTTTCTGAATGAAAACAGCGATGTTAAAATATATGTATCACCTTCCCTCATGGAAGTGCATCATGGTAGGGAAACGATTCACGTGGATCAGCCAATGAAACTTCATGAACATTTTTATTCCACTGGTGAGATTGATCAGATTGAACAATCATTGGTTGTTCAAACCGATAAGGGGTTGGTGGTTTTAGTAGGATGTTCCCATCCCATGATGAATGATATTCTTTCCACGGCCTCTCAATTTGGTAATATTTATGGAATTGTTGGTGGATTACATGGATTCAGGGAGTTTGAATTGTTCAGGGACCTTGAGTTGATTTGTCCTACACATTGTACACAATATATTAAAGAAATTAAGAGGTTATATCCGGATAAATATGTTGAAGGAGGAGCCGGAAGAATTATAGAAATTTAGTGATTGATTATTTTGATTTTCACCTGTTTATTATGATCAAAAAAATATACTGCGCAAACTGTAAGACTCTTCTGTATAAGTACCATAAAGCAAAAGCGGGACATCTGATCAAATGTTTTCTTAAACATATCAAGGAAGATCATACTAATTGGGATTTGCGGTGTCCCAATTGTGGAATTCAGTTTGCAAGGCGCAGAATGATCCGTGGTCAACCGGCAAATAAGATTATCCAGGGCAAAGTATATGTTAAGAACTAATAAATTAAAGGAAAGATAAAATGATAGAGTTAAGTGCATTTACATGGATTGCACTATTTGCTGTTGGTGCAGCAATCGTCAACGCGATAGGAATTTTTGCCATTTATAAGTATAAGGAATGGGCTGAAAAAGCAAAAACCTACTTTATGTGTTTTGCTGCTGGTGTTTTAATATCTGTTCCCTTGACTTTTGCTTTGCCTAATGCTATAGATAAAAATTTCTACTCAGGATTTGCTGCTTTGGTTGGATTTTTATACATGTTTTTCAGTAATAAACTGATAGAAAAAAGAACAAAACAAAAAAGTCTGGCTTTTGGTATTACCGCCATTGAGGGTATAGGAATACACTCCTTTGTAGACGGAATTATATATGCCATTACTTTCAGTGCCAGTATAGCGATCGGAATTTTGTCAGGTATCGGTTTGGTTGTCCATGAATTTGCGGAGGGAGTAATTACCTTTTCCGTATTGGTGGAGGGAAAAATAAGTAAAAAGAAAGCTGCATGGTATGCCTTTTTTGTAGCGGCTCTTACTACGCCGGTCGGCGCGTTTATTGCCTATCCGTTCGTAAATATGTTGAATGAATCTGTGCTGGGATTGGCCCTTGGTTTTGTGGTGGGCGTTTTAATTTATGTTTCAGCTTCTCACCTTTTGCCTGAAGCCAGAAAATACGAAAAAAAACATTCCAACTGGGCCTTTTTGGCAGGAGTCATGTTGGCTTTATTTATTGTTTTTACGAAGATGAGTCCGGTTTAAATTCTTCTTTTATGTGACCGGACTCTAATGCGTACTTTATTAAGATTAGACTTTACATTTTCCTAATTTATACCCCAAATTTTGGGGAAAATTGGGAATGCCTCTGATTAAGAGACACATAAAATGATATTGTTATTTTATAAAAAATCCCAACATCTTGGGATTGTGTGTAATAATTATCACAAATATTTTTGTGTGTATTAAAGAAAAGAAAGCCTGATTATGAAGCTGGGTTTTTATTATTTTTGAAGCCGTGTTAAAAGAATGTACTTGATTCGGATAAGAAAAAATATCATTTCTGTATTGTTAATCGCGGTCATTGCCGGGATAACAATAAATTCAACAATAAATGCTCATTATCATAAATTACCTGATGGTGAGGTTATCCATCATTCCCATCCCTATAAAGAAGACACCAGCGATCCCGATTCTCCTTTTCAGAAGCATCATCATTCACCCTCTGAATATTTCCTGTTTCATCAGATAACCAATGAACCTTATATTCCATCGGAAGGCCTCTCTATTGTTGATGTGCATTTTATATCATCAGCAGAGATCGACCGACCCGTATATTCAATTCATGATGTAGCCTCCTCTGTTTTATTGTATTCCTCTCCCCGGGCACCCCCTTATAAAGCCTGTTAATCCGGTCATTACTTGTTTGCCCAAATTTGTTGAAAAGCCGGGATTTACTATTTAAATTCCCATGAAAAGCCCTTGGTGTATAGGCAAGTAAGGCTGGTAAAAAAACAAAAAGCACTGGTTTGAGTATCCCATTTTCTTATCTTGAATTTAGTTACCCTGTGGGTTCTTATCTGAACCAGTGTTCAAACCTTATGTCTTGTGAATCATTAAAAATTAAAAGTCAATGTTTAGGATATATCTTCTTTATAAGAATAATAATAAAACAGCGATTATTTCAATAGTACTTATATTTTTTTTGTTCAATACTGCTCTTTATGCTCAGAGTAATACTTCTTCCCGGCAAAGACCGGCTAAAATACAGGGCACTGTGATGTGTGAGGGAGAACCTGTACCTTTTATAAATGTGCTTATAAAAGACACCCATATAGGTACCATGACCAATCCCAAGGGACGTTTCAATTTAAAGCATGTCCCTTCAGGTGATCATACCCTGGTTGTGAAAGGGCTTGATTACAAAAAAATTGAGAAGCCTGTAACTGTCGAACCGGGTGAACATATAAAACTTTCCATAGAGGTAGAGGAAGATGCTTTACAGATGGAGGATGTGGTTGTTACCG
Proteins encoded in this region:
- a CDS encoding MBL fold metallo-hydrolase, with the translated sequence MKVTILYDNTAYLDELTPDWGFAALVEAHDRTILFDTGTEGSILLDNMKKLDFDPRVVEEVFISHAHFDHVGGLSSFLNENSDVKIYVSPSLMEVHHGRETIHVDQPMKLHEHFYSTGEIDQIEQSLVVQTDKGLVVLVGCSHPMMNDILSTASQFGNIYGIVGGLHGFREFELFRDLELICPTHCTQYIKEIKRLYPDKYVEGGAGRIIEI
- a CDS encoding ZIP family metal transporter → MIELSAFTWIALFAVGAAIVNAIGIFAIYKYKEWAEKAKTYFMCFAAGVLISVPLTFALPNAIDKNFYSGFAALVGFLYMFFSNKLIEKRTKQKSLAFGITAIEGIGIHSFVDGIIYAITFSASIAIGILSGIGLVVHEFAEGVITFSVLVEGKISKKKAAWYAFFVAALTTPVGAFIAYPFVNMLNESVLGLALGFVVGVLIYVSASHLLPEARKYEKKHSNWAFLAGVMLALFIVFTKMSPV